Proteins co-encoded in one Zygotorulaspora mrakii chromosome 5, complete sequence genomic window:
- a CDS encoding 6-phosphogluconolactonase (similar to Saccharomyces cerevisiae SOL4 (YGR248W) and SOL3 (YHR163W); ancestral locus Anc_5.78) — MVRVCNYNDKELLAEKVGEYIIECQDKALKDQDSQFNIAISGGSLVNVLHKCLVANKKLASRVKWSQWQLYFCDERLVPLDDEDSNYGAFKKAVLDPLMHNGDHLNLGPTVFAINESLVHQKDSQNEKIAQEYESLLPADGFDLLLLGCGPDGHTCSLFPGEKHKYLLQEAHKKVAWCHDSPKPPSDRITFTLPVIADSRNIAFVAEGSSKQDIMHQIFDLQDESLPTALINRNYGSRVTWFTDEDAFSKVQSNH, encoded by the coding sequence ATGGTCAGAGTTTGCAACTACAACGACAAGGAACTGCTCGCTGAAAAAGTGGGCGAGTATATCATTGAGTGCCAGGATAAGGCTTTGAAGGACCAGGACTCCCAGTTCAACATAGCCATCAGTGGTGGGTCTCTTGTTAATGTATTGCACAAGTGTTTGGTGGCAAACAAGAAACTCGCTAGCCGTGTCAAATGGTCCCAGTGGCAACTGTACTTTTGCGACGAAAGATTGGTCCCCTTGGATGACGAAGATAGCAACTACGGCGCGTTCAAAAAAGCAGTTCTGGACCCGCTCATGCACAATGGGGATCACTTGAATTTGGGGCCCACCGTCTTTGCAATCAACGAGTCGTTGGTCCACCAGAAAGATTCTCAAAACGAGAAGATCGCACAGGAGTACGAGTCACTCTTGCCAGCCGATGGATTCGACCTGTTGTTACTCGGTTGTGGACCAGACGGTCACACCTGCTCTTTGTTTCCAGGCGAGAAACACAAGTATCTACTGCAGGAAGCACACAAGAAAGTCGCATGGTGTCATGACTCGCCCAAACCGCCATCTGACAGAATCACTTTTACATTGCCCGTGATTGCGGACAGTCGGAACATCGCCTTTGTCGCAGAAGGCAGTTCTAAGCAAGACATCAtgcatcaaatttttgatttgcaAGATGAAAGCTTGCCCACTGCACTGATCAACCGCAATTACGGATCTCGTGTCACCTGGTTTACCGATGAAGATGCATTCTCCAAAGTACAGTCAAACCACTAA
- the RIE1 gene encoding Rie1p (similar to Saccharomyces cerevisiae YGR250C; ancestral locus Anc_5.76) translates to MGKGQFGNNSLEVSTKQFNTNNMEASDDNLNSKNTITGSNDDNRYTTSSSDCSSPTLRTPTSGSSSPINPQLEQLASTNLLTVRVTFKVDRRKVHESRQLVLSGLETLIHHYKGYIVSEENVEPYEYLPDKERLQILQDNKDIYIYENGTTEFAKSYSDINLLSDRNHDLVIQVQFKRSNILMTVASEAQGYLDNQEALTENWSISTCEHALTQPGNLYIRGIPRDLNIDHLFPIFSKYGPISSLKIICDDFTGDSLGYGFLSYPLGSQASLCIHELNGKTFQDSMLFVNYHIERKERERIYRDTIKENNHDEKFKSIFIGNIPLHNENKKLITPDDILDLLKSKLAQEFSDLKILSYYFPKKNENEIGSNLREKENAFESENSNSDDSKANTSNNEPLSEKNKYKSYGFIKFTTYEQALKAIELFNNYKWNGSNLIVNKAEKNKFQNFHQRLYNEKLLSAGAGASRGRFNVFSYGNSPSGNPFGYYNNSGNMFFPYGQGSSQDVHPKSQRQDVDPFYGMSQRMSPNAYLNPFQIYATVPSTSNNAARLTNSMYPMNPYTTMAPSTQLALPIPAKDQQESNLYVKHLPLTWKDEDLYKFYGEYGEIISAKIITVGGSKNKESTDNLDYIENKQGKGNSSDSPTSSDEDSPREIALGASRGYGFVCFKNPLDASRAILDTDGFQLTPSHMLNASFAQKRAKSFANQGGQQGKSSSVSSPDSVTGSQPTTKRPGRSVSHPEHTPENFNPKYMNNTRHQGSGNAASRLYSNYLHDIGNWTPVSLMPNVRPGMAGMTFITPNTNAMKGSYVMQPGQTMSSSNDDQRGDFFS, encoded by the coding sequence ACGATGATAACCGTTACACAACGAGCTCCTCAGACTGCTCTAGTCCAACTCTCCGAACTCCCACATCAGGCTCCAGTTCTCCGATAAATCCGCAATTGGAACAGCTTGCAAGCACCAATTTATTGACAGTTAGAGTTACATTCAAAGTTGATAGGAGGAAAGTACACGAATCACGACAGCTTGTTCTAAGCGGTCTGGAAACTTTGATCCACCATTACAAAGGTTATATCGTTAGCGAGGAAAATGTCGAACCCTATGAGTATCTGCCGGACAAAGAGAGACTACAAATTTTACAAGATAATAAGGATATCTATATTTATGAAAACGGTACTACGGAGTTTGCAAAGTCGTATTCAGATATCAACTTGTTGTCAGACCGAAATCACGACCTAGTAATACAGGTCCAATTTAAGCGCTCCAATATATTAATGACGGTAGCAAGCGAGGCACAGGGGTATCTTGACAATCAAGAAGCCCTTACTGAGAATTGGTCGATTAGCACTTGTGAACACGCCTTGACCCAACCAGGAAATCTATATATAAGAGGCATTCCCAGAGATCTAAATATAGATCACttatttccaattttttcaaagtacggtccaatttcttctcttaAGATTATATGCGATGATTTTACTGGCGATTCCTTGGGCTACGGATTTCTGTCATATCCCTTAGGATCCCAAGCTTCTCTTTGTATACATGAATTGAATGGCAAAACATTCCAGGACTCTAtgctttttgtaaattatCATATCgagagaaaagagagagaGAGAATCTACAGAGATACAATCAAGGAAAATAATCACGAcgaaaagttcaaaagtATTTTTATTGGTAATATACCACTGCATAATGAGAATAAAAAGCTCATAACACCGGATGATATACTAGACCTACTGAAGAGTAAGTTAGCGCAAGAGTTTTCTGATTTGAAGATACTTTCATACTACTTCccgaaaaaaaatgagaatgaaatagGTAGCAATCtcagagaaaaagaaaatgccTTTGAATCGGAAAATTCGAATAGTGATGATTCGAAGGCCAACACTTCTAATAATGAGCCTTTgtctgaaaaaaacaagtaTAAAAGCTATGGTTTCATAAAATTTACCACTTATGAACAAGCATTGAAGGCCATCGAACTATTCAACAACTACAAGTGGAACGGCTCTAATCTAATAGTAAataaagctgaaaaaaataaatttcagaatttcCATCAACGATTGTACAACGAAAAATTACTCTCGGCAGGCGCGGGTGCTTCCAGAGGGCGCTTTAACGTTTTTTCTTACGGGAACTCTCCAAGTGGAAATCCTTTCGGTTACTATAACAACTCTGGAAATATGTTTTTTCCTTATGGCCAAGGGTCTTCTCAAGACGTTCACCCTAAAAGTCAGAGACAAGACGTCGACCCTTTTTACGGGATGAGCCAACGCATGAGCCCAAATGCGTATTTAAACCCATTTCAAATCTATGCTACTGTTCCTTCTACCAGCAACAATGCTGCTCGCTTGACAAATTCCATGTACCCTATGAATCCATACACCACGATGGCTCCCAGTACACAACTTGCATTGCCTATACCAGCCAAGGATCAACAAGAGTCAAATTTGTATGTGAAACACTTGCCCTTAACATGGAAGGATGAAGATTTGTATAAATTCTATGGCGAATATGGAGAAATTATTAGTGCAAAAATTATTACAGTAGGAGGAAgtaaaaacaaagaaagtACCGACAATCTGGATTATATAGAGAACAAGCAAGGCAAAGGAAATAGTAGCGACTCTCCGACGTCCTCTGATGAAGATAGTCCAAGGGAGATTGCACTGGGTGCTTCAAGGGGTTATGGGTTTGTCTGTTTCAAGAATCCTCTGGACGCATCTCGAGCTATACTTGATACAGATGGATTTCAACTTACTCCCAGTCATATGTTGAATGCTTCTTTTGCTCAAAAACGTGCGAAATCATTTGCAAACCAAGGTGGACAACAGGGTAAATCTTCCTCCGTGTCATCCCCTGATTCTGTTACCGGTTCTCAACCTACTACCAAAAGACCTGGAAGAAGCGTGTCACATCCGGAGCATACACCAGAAAATTTCAACCCCAAATATATGAACAATACAAGGCATCAAGGAAGTGGAAATGCTGCTAGTAGACtatattcaaattatttACATGATATTGGGAATTGGACTCCAGTGTCCCTTATGCCCAATGTGAGGCCTGGAATGGCAGGAATGACGTTTATAACACCTAATACGAACGCTATGAAGGGATCATACGTTATGCAACCCGGGCAAACGATGAGTAGCAGTAATGATGATCAACGGggtgattttttttcataa
- the MGA1 gene encoding Mga1p (similar to Saccharomyces cerevisiae MGA1 (YGR249W); ancestral locus Anc_5.77) — MHSKTFIHQLHALLEEPQLQPWITWSPDDESVFIVRPYDRQFSSLVLKRYFKHGNISSFVRQLHMYGFHKLSKVPDSSSGSSGSSGKSDDSGNSGSPGSSSGKKSNTPKDQSSTKWYFTHPLGFFKKSADAATLKRIQRKSAGVGKDGKRKNVLSTVCVNYIEPTSVDNNNTSERSTGEQDLTRLRQQQLSPLTQSTTAQRSHQQQSLLQPQPLVNNQIRPLVKNQMHPHSLIQPNIPLPMQPQRQLHLQPQLKPHLQGAPDLQEFNAGLSPLNDRKHYGSLPQLPVVGSSYGRVRQHEHGSHQSLLPYIHRKDHLFEKPRTISSPEILQRSALQKNLAALPAATKSSVSMAMAPRTSTPTQTLNPQLHPLGYYFPNSQYSVNRGQFPAHFSTPSSVVSSTGTIAYLPYFDQRLESGIRTLQNSVLTLADMLPSMCKDITKQTEPDNQPNFEYYMKTIQSLKDDILAENACTTDSRYSQSSFGGTTASSSISHPTAATVGLNIDESTAASINHISMRPQQKSGSSPTGISEIDKSKPDTATSRSYTNSFSPSSNSKT; from the coding sequence atgcaCTCCAAGACGTTTATTCATCAGCTGCATGCGCTTTTAGAGGAGCCGCAACTGCAGCCGTGGATAACGTGGTCACCAGATGATGAGTCAGTCTTTATTGTAAGGCCTTACGATCGACAGTTCAGCTCTTTGGTGCTGAAAAGATACTTTAAGCATGGCAACATCAGTAGTTTTGTTCGTCAATTACACATGTATGGTTTTCACAAGTTATCGAAAGTACCTGATAGTAGCTCTGGTAGCTCTGGCAGCTCTGGCAAGTCTGACGACTCAGGTAATTCTGGCTCCCCCGGAAGCAGTAGTGGCAAAAAAAGCAACACTCCCAAGGATCAGAGCTCTACTAAATGGTATTTTACACACCCATTGggtttcttcaaaaaaagtgCTGATGCAGCAACACTGAAGAGaattcaaaggaaaagcGCAGGTGTCGGTAAAGATGGTAAGAGAAAGAACGTTTTATCAACTGTATGTGTAAACTATATTGAGCCTACGTCAGTAGATAACAATAACACATCGGAAAGAAGCACCGGTGAACAAGATCTAACAAGATTACGGCAACAGCAGCTCTCGCCATTGACACAAAGCACCACTGCTCAAAGATCTCACCAGCAACAGTCGCTGCTGCAACCACAACCGCTAGTGAACAATCAAATACGACCGCtagtgaaaaatcaaatgcaTCCTCACTCATTAATACAACCCAATATCCCACTGCCAATGCAACCTCAAAGACAGCTGCACCTGCAACCTCAATTGAAACCACATTTGCAAGGGGCACCTGATTTGCAAGAATTTAATGCAGGCTTAAGTCCACTAAATGATCGAAAACACTATGGATCCCTTCCGCAATTGCCAGTTGTAGGATCATCTTACGGTCGTGTTCGACAGCATGAACATGGCTCGCATCAATCACTCTTACCATATATCCATCGAAAGgatcatctttttgaaaaaccaaGAACGATATCATCACCAGAAATTTTACAGCGCTCCGCTCTGCAAAAGAATCTGGCTGCATTGCCAGCGGCTACAAAAAGCTCTGTGTCTATGGCCATGGCTCCCAGAACTTCTACCCCTACTCAAACTTTGAATCCACAACTGCATCCCTTGGGTTATTATTTTCCGAACAGCCAGTATTCTGTAAATAGAGGTCAGTTTCCAGCACATTTTTCAACCCCATCTTCAGTAGTCTCTTCAACAGGAACTATAGCATATCTACCATATTTCGATCAACGTCTGGAGTCAGGTATACGAACATTACAAAATTCAGTACTGACACTAGCAGACATGTTGCCCTCGATGTGTAAAGATATCACCAAACAAACAGAGCCGGATAATCAGCctaattttgaatattacATGAAAACTATACAAAGTCTGAAGGATGACATCCTTGCAGAAAACGCATGTACGACTGACTCGAGGTATTCCCAATCATCATTCGGCGGGACAACTGCATCGTCTTCGATATCTCACCCCACTGCTGCTACTGTTGGTTTGAATATCGATGAGTCGACAGCTGCCTCCATAAACCATATAAGTATGAGACCACAACAAAAATCAGGCAGTAGTCCCACTGGTATCTCAGAGATCGATAAAAGTAAACCTGATACAGCTACCTCACGATCATACACTAATTCATTTTCCCcatcttcaaattcgaAAACATAG
- the CPD1 gene encoding 2',3'-cyclic-nucleotide 3'-phosphodiesterase (similar to Saccharomyces cerevisiae CPD1 (YGR247W); ancestral locus Anc_5.79), with protein MAIALWYCPQYGSPAYETLELLIISLQSVFPSSRIFEPHLTIATNLACNDVDDVNKILTSCVAAMRSIRPRLRSAGGSGGMGRDGGPSNTRSSSDESGIQGTAEGTSVLVSFRGCSVGRRFLRKVALECNENRYLHSIAQIMREVYVEIDDSSRSQRAATWARDEFAPHVSLLYSDVYPISQAFLRIIQQRIEDVLDTPMHKLDPLKDNISHSNEKQVSWEFDRTPALSWSLPGTFKVVKCEGPVEDWQVLGRTDV; from the coding sequence ATGGCGATCGCATTATGGTATTGTCCACAGTACGGCTCTCCTGCATACGAAACGTTGGAGCTGCTGATTATCTCGCTCCAAAGCGTGTTCCCAAGTTCACGTATTTTTGAGCCGCATTTGACCATTGCAACCAATCTGGCTTGCAACGACGTGGACGATGTCAACAAGATATTGACATCATGTGTGGCTGCTATGCGGTCGATCAGGCCACGGCTCAGGAGTGCGGGCGGAAGTGGTGGCATGGGCAGAGATGGTGGACCAAGCAATACAAGGTCTAGCAGTGACGAATCAGGCATTCAAGGAACCGCAGAAGGAACCAGTGTTCTGGTTTCTTTTAGAGGGTGTAGTGTAGGGCGAAggtttttgagaaaagttGCCCTAGAATGCAACGAAAATAGGTATTTACACAGTATTGCGCAAATAATGAGGGAGGTGTACGTTGAGATCGACGATTCTTCAAGAAGTCAAAGGGCGGCGACATGGGCCAGAGACGAATTCGCCCCGCACGTATCGTTGCTCTACTCCGATGTATATCCGATAAGTCAGGCGTTTCTAAGGATCATACAACAGCGCATCGAAGACGTGCTAGATACACCAATGCACAAGCTCGACCCCCTGAAGGATAATATCTCCCATAGTAACGAAAAACAAGTAAGCTGGGAATTCGACAGGACGCCGGCTCTATCTTGGAGTCTGCCCGGCACGTTCAAAGTTGTCAAGTGCGAGGGCCCCGTAGAAGACTGGCAAGTTTTGGGCAGAACAGACGTATAG
- the SDA1 gene encoding Sda1p (similar to Saccharomyces cerevisiae SDA1 (YGR245C); ancestral locus Anc_5.81) has product MAKRSRAAILPTNIILLQNLVKRDPESYYEEFLQQYAHYESLRDIFMLNGISNAESSVGGPNPSGSSSGSNSSTNQLMELIGFLAQVCSCYPKETANFPNELKQLILEHHKSLPFEIKEKIVTSLMMLRNKNVISAEQLIQTMFPLLIAYSAQGNALGANSHARELRQLIYKNLISLLKSCNSGTKNQKLNKSTQAICFNLLEQPDSQGIWAAKLTRELWKRGIWDDSRTVEIMTQATLHADVKIAISGVMFFLDADKDREANFEDNSEDEDGFDLNALKHKMQVNKKTGRRGKKLDSAIKTYKRKNNSNNQPAFLNFSAIHLLRDPQGFSEKLFQQHLSGKSSSRFDLDQKISLMQLISRMVGTHKLLVLGLYTFFLKYLTPKQRDVTKIMAASAQACHDLVPPENLHTLVRKIADEFVSDGVASEVAAAGLNTIREICSRAPLAIDEVLLQDLTEYKDSKAKGVNMAAKSLVSLYREIAPEMLKRKHRGKTAAMELQEAKRGGKDIKNKRPQFGVERGNVDGIAGIELLAKWKKQQENGDLEEEDDANWQVEEESGGDDEIEGEWVTIESDKEYEVDLDDSDDDEKTHKTKESSKNDSDGEAIDDDDGVDTNMEKEADNEMDSETAFRELASKRILTPADFAKLQELRAEEGVSKIMGGTSAGKINEETVDSAALIGPVKYKQTREERIKSIAEGREGREKFSSRRGKRDGVHSTTNREKARKKNFVMMIHKKSVQGKQKMSLRDRQKVLRAHITKQKKKGF; this is encoded by the coding sequence ATGGCAAAGAGAAGCAGAGCAGCGATTTTGCCAACGAACATCATTTTGCTACAAAATTTGGTGAAACGTGATCCAGAGTCCTATTATGAGGAATTTTTACAACAATATGCACACTATGAATCATTAAGGGATATATTCATGCTGAATGGGATATCAAATGCCGAATCTTCAGTTGGAGGTCCAAATCCAAGTGGATCTTCCTCTGGCTCTAACAGCTCAACAAATCAGCTTATGGAGTTAATTGGATTTCTTGCACAGGTTTGTTCATGTTATCCCAAAGAGACTGCAAACTTTCCCAATGAATTGAAACAGCTAATATTAGAGCACCATAAATCTTTGCCGTTTGAAATAAAGGAGAAAATTGTAACATCTTTGATGATGTTGAGGAATAAAAATGTAATCTCAGCAGAACAATTAATTCAGACTATGTTTCCTCTTTTGATTGCCTACTCTGCTCAAGGTAATGCACTTGGAGCAAACTCACACGCTCGTGAATTGAGGCAGCTGATATACAAGAATCTTATCTCGTTATTAAAAAGTTGCAATTCGGGaacaaagaatcaaaaactgAACAAATCAACACAAGCAATTTGTTTCAATCTCTTAGAGCAGCCAGACTCTCAGGGTATTTGGGCCGCAAAATTAACAAGAGAACTTTGGAAACGTGGTATTTGGGATGATTCAAGAACCGTTGAAATTATGACACAGGCAACCCTACACGCAGACGTGAAGATTGCAATTTCTGGTGTAATGTTTTTCCTTGATGCTGACAAAGATCGAGAAGCCAACTTTGAGGACAActcagaagatgaagatggatttgatttgaatgCCCTGAAGCATAAGATGCAagtcaataaaaaaacaggtAGAAGAGGTAAGAAATTAGATAGTGCCATCAAGACCTataaaaggaaaaataattcaaataatcaacctgcatttttgaatttcagtGCTATTCATCTTTTAAGAGATCCACAAGGATTCTCGGAAAAACTATTCCAACAACATCTTTCCGGTAAAAGTAGTTCCAGGTTTGATTTAGATCAGAAAATATCTTTGATGCAGttgatttcaagaatggTCGGTACACATAAACTTTTGGTCTTAGGTCTTtacacattttttttgaagtatttgaCACCAAAGCAAAGAGATGTTACCAAGATTATGGCAGCAAGTGCACAAGCGTGTCATGATCTAGTTCCACCTGAAAACTTACACACGTTGGTTCGTAAAATTGCGGATGAATTCGTTTCCGACGGTGTTGCTTCAGAGGTTGCTGCGGCTGGTTTGAATACAATCAGAGAAATATGTTCCCGTGCACCGCTAGCTATTGATGAAGTTCTATTGCAAGATTTAACGGAATATAAGGATTCAAAAGCAAAGGGTGTTAATATGGCTGCAAAATCTTTGGTTTCGCTTTACAGAGAAATTGCTCCAGAAATGTTAAAACGTAAACACCGTGGTAAAACGGCAGCCATGGAATTACAAGAGGCAAAGCGTGGTGGTAAGGATATTAAGAACAAAAGGCCACAATTTGGTGTCGAGCGTGGTAACGTTGACGGTATCGCGGGCATTGAATTGCTAGCCAAATGGAAGAAGCAGCAGGAAAACGGagatttggaagaagaggatgatGCTAACTGGCAGGTCGAAGAAGAATCTggtggtgatgatgaaattgaaggtGAGTGGGTTACTATAGAAAGTGATAAGGAATACGAAGTGGATCTAGATGACAGTGACGATGACGAAAAGACTCACAAGACCAAAGAGTCTTCCAAAAATGACAGCGATGGCGAAGCTATCGATGACGACGATGGCGTGGATACCAATatggaaaaagaagcgGATAACGAAATGGACTCGGAAACTGCATTCCGTGAGTTAGCCTCAAAGCGTATTTTGACCCCTGCCGATTTCGCGAAGTTGCAAGAACTAAGAGCTGAAGAAGGCGTCTCGAAAATAATGGGCGGAACCTCCGCTGGCAAGATAAATGAAGAAACCGTCGATTCAGCAGCTTTAATAGGCCCTGTCAAATACAAGCAAACCCGTGAAGAGAGAATTAAATCGATTGCTGAAGGTCGTGAAGGGCGTGAGAAATTTAGTAGTCGACGCGGTAAACGTGATGGCGTTCATTCGACAACCAACAGAGAGAAGGccagaaagaagaattttgtCATGATGATCCACAAGAAATCTGTACAAGGTAAACAAAAGATGTCTTTGAGAGATAGACAAAAAGTGCTTCGTGCGCACATCacaaagcagaaaaagaagggTTTTTAA
- the BRF1 gene encoding transcription factor TFIIIB subunit BRF1 (similar to Saccharomyces cerevisiae BRF1 (YGR246C); ancestral locus Anc_5.80): MAVAVCKNCKGTSFIRDTSNANQDLVCESCGYVCEDNPIVSEVTFGETSSGAATVQGSFIAAGQAHSGSTALESREATLNNARRKLRAVSHALHIPEYITDAAFQWYKLALAHNFVQGRRSQNVIASCLYIACRKEKTTHMLIDFSSRLQVSVYSIGATFLKMVKRLHITNLPLADPSLFIQHFAEKLDLGDKKVKVARDAVKLAQRMSHDWMYEGRRPAGIAGACILLACRMNNLRRTHSEIVAVSHVAEETIQHRLNEFKNTNAAKLSINEFRSVESSGESAAPPSFVKNRINERKLKSKLESAEKNETSEEALKKNPILNQLLGDQELSSKEVLFYLKKFSERREHSLKTIKSTHGIDDHHVHRTESSNKRSLEGDSEHGENTRGDTQTETPPTKVLKLVNGVAEWSNNNDVKDKIDGYSLETDPYRPRMLHLLPTTSSLLAKVSDDPENLEDADDGELDTFLLDEEASKLKERIWIGINGDFLLEQETKRLKSEADIAAGNTSGKKKRGTRRRKDKSQMDALDAANVMNQLGDESGLKAALKSAEESGDFSTADSVKNMLQKASFSKKINYEAIDGLFNQ, encoded by the coding sequence ATGGCTGTTGCTGTTTGTAAGAACTGTAAGGGTACGTCCTTCATTAGGGACACAAGCAACGCGAATCAAGATCTTGTGTGTGAGTCGTGTGGTTATGTTTGCGAAGATAATCCTATTGTTTCTGAGGTCACGTTTGGTGAAACCAGCTCCGGAGCAGCTACAGTTCAAGGGTCCTTTATTGCTGCTGGGCAAGCACATTCAGGATCAACCGCATTGGAATCCCGCGAAGCTACACTAAACAATGCAAGAAGAAAGTTGCGTGCCGTTTCTCACGCGTTGCATATCCCTGAATATATCACAGATGCAGCATTTCAATGGTACAAGCTGGCTCTGGCGCACAATTTTGTTCAGGGACGGAGATCGCAGAATGTAATTGCGTCGTGCTTGTACATTGCGTGTCGTAAAGAAAAGACGACACACATGTTAATAGATTTCTCATCTAGATTGCAAGTCAGCGTTTATTCTATTGGTGCCACGTTTTTAAAAATGGTCAAGAGATTGCATATCACAAATTTACCACTAGCCGATCCATCGTTATTCATTCAGCATTTTGCGGAGAAACTAGATCTAGGTGATAAAAAAGTCAAGGTAGCCAGGGATGCTGTGAAGCTTGCCCAACGAATGTCTCACGATTGGATGTATGAAGGTCGTAGACCCGCTGGTATTGCTGGTGCTTGCATTCTGTTAGCATGTAGGATGAACAATTTAAGAAGAACACATTCAGAGATTGTCGCAGTATCTCACGTGGCGGAAGAAACGATACAGCACCGTCTTAATGAGTTCAAGAATACAAATGCCGCAAAACTCTCCATTAATGAATTCAGATCCGTTGAGTCTTCGGGAGAATCTGCAGCACCACCTTCTTTTGTGAAAAATAGAATCAACGaaaggaaattgaaaagcaaGCTAGAATCCGCAGAGAAGAATGAAACAAGCGAAGAAGCGctaaaaaagaatccaatTTTGAACCAGCTTTTAGGCGATCAAGAACTGTCATCAAAGGAGGTGCTTTTctatctgaaaaaattctcaGAAAGACGAGAGCACTCTCTCAAAACAATTAAATCTACGCATGGTATCGATGACCATCATGTTCACAGAACTgaatcttcaaataaaagaTCACTCGAAGGGGATTCTGAACACGGGGAAAATACGCGGGGCGATACACAGACAGAAACACCTCCCACGAAGGTACTCAAACTAGTTAACGGAGTTGCTGAGTGGTCCAATAACAATGACGTGAAGgataaaattgatggaTATTCTTTGGAAACTGATCCTTACAGGCCTCGCATGTTGCATTTACTGCCCACTACATCATCATTACTCGCGAAAGTCTCTGACGATCCGGAGAATTTGGAAGATGCAGACGATGGTGAACTGGATACATTCCTTCTAGACGAAGAAGCCTCAAAACTAAAGGAAAGAATATGGATAGGCATCAACGGGGATTTTTTACTAGAGCAGGAAACCAAAAGGTTGAAATCAGAAGCCGATATTGCAGCTGGCAATACTTCtgggaaaaaaaaacgagGTACTAGACGTAGGAAAGATAAGTCACAAATGGACGCACTGGATGCAGCAAACGTTATGAACCAGCTAGGGGATGAATCTGGTCTCAAAGCTGCATTGAAATCTGCAGAGGAGAGCGGTGACTTTTCAACTGCGGATAGCGTTAAGAATATGCTACAAAAGGCCAGCTtttctaaaaaaattaattatGAGGCCATAGATGGTCTGTTCAATCAATAA